A region of Colletotrichum higginsianum IMI 349063 chromosome 10, whole genome shotgun sequence DNA encodes the following proteins:
- a CDS encoding F-box domain-containing protein has product MSAIKSPIDSLPNELLIAVLSTINSRELLPLTLVDRRFDATATTILQHRLLHTVKMEGHDMVLESYHPVAKQSTPTMTCRFLGLSFPNHTRTGEQDMDLRDLSQLYSHFRPVVSEETRRMWRIFGRRLPGAPIEQEIGDEPVTQELILDDGELFSQLCTTTSLIKSGSIPSLLSSYSNITHGVVRVWRNWLAEAAASSGICPAGRSNDQNTILWTDAARTVGLKLRVTEVTLERLPPYHGLDEDPPVAYSLHYEELLVRTNHLLLALEKSALQDVAIPGRATIIAPI; this is encoded by the exons ATGTCTGCCATCAAATCTCCAATAGACTCGTTACCGAACGAG CTCCTCATCGCTGTCCTATCCACTATCAATTCTCGCGAGCTGCTCCCATTgaccctcgtcgaccgccgCTTCGATGCCACAGCGACAACCATCCTGCAAcaccgcctcctccataCTGTCAAGATGGAAGGCCACGACATGGTTCTAGAGAGCTATCATCCTGTCGCCAAGCAGTCGACGCCGACCATGACATGTCGCTTCCTGGGACTCAGCTTCCCGAATCACACGCGGACCGGTGAACAAGATATGGATCTCCGGGACCTCTCTCAGCTCTACTCGCACTTCCGTCCTGTTGTTTCCGAGGAGACGCGGCGCATGTGGAGGATTTTCGGCCGACGTCTGCCTGGCGCCCCCATCGAGCAAGAGATCGGCGACGAACCAGTCACCCAAGAGCTCATCCTGGACGATGGAGAGCTGTTCTCCCAGCTCTGCACCACTACGAGCCTGATCAAGTCTGGTTCAATCCCCAGTCTTCTCTCTAGCTACAGTAACATCACACATGGCGTGGTGCGCGTGTGGAGGAATTGGCTGGCCGAGGCAGCGGCCAGCAGCGGCATTTGTCCGGCTGGTAGGAGTAATGATCAGAACACAATCTTGTGGACTGATGCTGCAAGGACTGTGGGTTTGAAACTTCGAGTCACCGAGGTAACCCTAGAGCGTCTACCGCCTTACCATGGCTTGGACGAGGATCCGCCTGTCGCGTATTCTCTTCATTACGAGG AGTTGCTGGTTCGCACAAATCATCTCCTGCTGGCCCTAGAAAAATCGGCTTTGCAAGACGTTGCCATTCCAGGCAGAGCAACCATCATAGCTCCTATTTAG